In Serratia liquefaciens ATCC 27592, the genomic stretch GCGCTTCGAACCCCTGAATCAACGGTCCTGCGGCTTTGGTATCCGTGGTGGAATACACCACTACCTTGCCCTCTTTCTTCGCGCCATCCACAATTTTCTGATAGTCGGCTGGATAGCCTGCAGGGAACTCAGCGTAAGCAGGCACTGCACCCAGTACCGCCATCGCCACCACCGACGCGCCGATTCTTGTTAACATAATCAACTCCTGGTTACATTTAATAAACTAAAAATTAACATATAGTTAATAAGTGTTCTTAAGCAACGCCGTTGATTTTTTATCTTCGTATTTTGTGAGGTTGGGCGATTTTTGGGCAAGAAAAAGCCCGGCAAGATGCCGGGCTCAGATTGATGACAAAGTGCTTCGCAGTTAAAAATTCCGATCTGGGGACGAATAAAAACAAAGGATTATGTCTTCAGATTTACCCCAAACAGCCGAAAACCACGTTTTTCGGCTGTTTGTCATTAGACTAAGCCCGGCAAGATGCCGGGCCTGGGGTAATGCGACGCGAGATGCCTTATTTCAGCAGTGCCTGCGCCTTGGCCACCACGTTATCCACGGTGAAGCCGAACTCTTTGAACAGCTGCTCTGCCGGTGCCGACTCACCAAAGGTGGTCATGCCCACGATAGCGCCGTTCAGGCCCACGTACTTGTACCAGTAGTCCGCGATACCCGCTTCCACCGCCACGCGGGCAGTGACCGCCGCCGGCAGCACGGATTCACGGTAAGCCGCGTCCTGCTTGTCGAAGGCGTCGGTAGACGGCATCGAGACCACGCGCACCTTGGTGCCCGCCGCGCTCAGCTTGTCTGCCGCTTCCACGGTGATGCCCACTTCCGAACCGGTGGCAATCAGGATGACGTCCGGCGTACCGGCACAGTCCTTCAGCACGTAGCCGCCGCGGTAAACGTTGGCCAGCTGCTCCGCGGTACGCGGCTGCTGGGTCAGGTTCTGACGCGAGAAAATCAGCGTGGTCGGGCCGTCATTGCGCTCGATGCCGTACTGCCAGGCAATCGCCGATTCCACCTGGTCACACGGACGCCAGGTGCTCATGTTCGGGGTCACGCGCAGGCTGGCAATCTGCTCAACCGGCTGGTGTGTCGGGCCGTCTTCGCCCAGACCGATGGAGTCGTGGGTATAAACGAACACGTTGCGGATTTTCATCAGCGCCGCCATGCGCACCGCGTTACGGGCGTATTCCACGAACATCAGGAAGGTCGCGGAGTACGGCAGGAAGCCGCCGTGCAGCGCGATGCCGTTGGTGATGGCGGTCATGCCGAACTCGCGCACGCCGTAGTGGATGTAGTTACCCGCCGGGTCAACGTTCAGCGCTTTCGAGCCGGACCACATGGTCAGGTTGCTAGGCGCCAGGTCAGCGGAGCCGCCGAGGAACTCAGGCAGCACCTTGCCGAAGGCTTCCAGCGCGTTCTGCGAGGCCTTGCGGCTGGCGATGTTGGCCGGGTTGGCCTGCAGCTGCTCGACGAAGGCTTTGGCGTCGGCTTTCCAGTTGGCCGGCAGTTCGCCGTTCATGCGGCGTTTGAACTCGGCAGCCAGTTCCGGGAAGGCCTTGGCGTAGGCGGCGAACTTGTCGTTCCAGGCCGCTTCTTTCGCCTTGCCGGCTTCTTTGGCGTCCCACTGGGCATAGATGTCCTGCGGGATTTCGAAGGCGGCATATTTCCAGCCCAGGGCTTCGCGGGTGGCGGCCACTTCGGCGGCGCCCAGCGCAGCACCGTGCACGTCGTGGGTACCGGCCTTGTTCGGGGAGCCGAAACCAATCACGGTTTTGCACATCAGCAGGGACGGCTTGTCGGTGACCTTGCGGGCTTCTTCAATCGCGGCCTTGATGGCATCCGGGTTGTGGCCGTCCACGTGACGCACCACGTGCCAGCCGTAGGCTTCAAAGCGCTCGGCGGTGTTGTCGGTGAACCAGCCTTCCACGTGACCGTCGATGGAGATGCCGTTGTCATCGTAGAACGCGGTCAGTTTGCCGAGCTTGAGGGTACCGGCCAGGGAACAGACTTCGTGAGAGATGCCTTCCATCATGCAGCCGTCGCCCATAAAGGCGTAGGTGTGGTGGTCGACCACGTCATGGCCCGGGCGGTTGAACTGCGCAGCCAGGGTGCGTTCGGCAATGGCGAAGCCGACGGCGTTGGCGATGCCCTGGCCCAGTGGGCCGGTGGTGGTTTCCACGCCTGGGGTGTAGCCGTATTCCGGGTGACCCGGGGTTTTGGAGTGCAGCTGGCGGAAGTTTTCCAGCTCGCTCATCGGCAGGTCGTAGCCGGTGAGGTGCAGCAGGCTGTAAATCAGCATGGAGCCATGGCCGTTGGAGAGGACGAAGCGGTCACGGTCAGCCCAGTGCGGGTTGGTCGGGTTGTGGTTCAGGTAGTCACGCCACAGGACTTCGGCGATGTCCGCCATGCCCATAGGTGCACCCGGGTGGCCGGAATTTGCTTTTTGTACGGCGTCCATGCTGAGTGCGCGGATGGCGTTGGCAAGCTCTTTACGAGAGGACATGTTTTACTCCAGGTCGGATTAAAAAATCAGTCAAGTTTTCTATTTTCTCAGACTCCGCATTAAAACGGCAATCCCTAATACCAAATGAGAGCGAGTTCACAACTTATTAGCACAATTGGTCGGTTTTTCGGAATAACACTATTTTCCCGATTGTCGGCGTACACTAGTCTCAAGCGGCAAGATTTCCCTAAACTAAAATGACACGACCCCCTTGTTACTCTCACAGGAAAATGGCTTTATGAAGATCCGTACCTCTTTGATTGCATTAAGCATTGCCACTTTGGTAAGCGGCTGTCAAAACCTGAACACCGATACCCTGATGCAGTCTGGCGCGCAGGCGTTCCAGGCCGCGACGCTGAGCAATAACGACGTAAAAATCCTGAGTGATAAATCCTGCGCAGAGATGGACAGCAAGGCACAAATCGCGCCGGCCGACAGTACCTATGCCAAACGCCTGAACAAAATCGCGGCGGCGCTGGGAGATAATATCAACGGCACGCCGGCCAACTATAAGGTCTACGTCACAAAAGACGTGAATGCCTGGGCAATGGCCAACGGCTGTATCCGCGTTTACAGCGGGCTGATGGACATGATGACCGACAATGAAGTGGAAGGCGTGCTGGGCCACGAAATGGGCCACGTGGCGCTGGGCCATACCCGCAAAGCAATGCAGGTCGCTTACGGCACCGTGGCATTGCGTACCGCAGCGGCCTCGACCGGCGGCATCATAGGGTCGCTGTCGCAGTCACAGTTGGCGGATATGGGCGAGAAGCTGGTTAACGCTCAGTTCTCCCAAAAACAGGAAAGTGAAGCCGATGACTATTCGTTCGATCTGCTGAAACAACGCGGCATCGACCCGAACGGCCTGGTCACCAGCTTTGAAAAACTGGCTAAAATGGAGGCCGGCCGTCAGAGCAGCATGTTTGACGATCACCCCGCTTCCGAAGCGCGCGCACAGCATATTCGCGAGCGCATCGCAGCAGGCAAGTAAAACACAACGCCCGGCAGATGCCGGGCGTTTTTCATTTCATCAGTACAATGTCTTTTGCGGTGGCCCGGCGAAGGTTAGCGGCCCAATGCTGTTCATATCCACTTCCACCACCGACGGCCCCGGATAATTAATCGCTTCCGCCAGCACGCCGTTGAACTGCGCCGCGCTGTCCACTTTCCACGCCTTCAGCCCCATCGCCTCGGCAACCTGGGTAAATGCGGGAGTGTGCAGTTCGTTATAATACTGACGGCCGGCAAAATACTTGTCCTGAATGCCCCGCATCACGCCGTAACCGCCGTCGTTCATGATCAACAGGGTAATATTGGCCTGCTCCTGCGCCATGGTTGCCAGTTCGCCCAGGCCTAACGCCAGCCCCCCGTCCCCGACCAGCCCCACCACCTTGCGCTGCGGGTTGGCGATCGCCGTGCCAATCGCCATTGGCAGCCCCATGCCAATCGCCCCGGCCAGCGAGTGAATGTTGCAGAGCGGCGAAATGGCGCGGAACAAACGGCTGCCCCACACGCTGCCGGAAACGGTGATATCACGCACCAACAGACCGTCCTGCGGCAACGCAGCGGCGATGGCGTCGTTCAATTTTGCATACTCTCCCGACTGCTGGCGCAGCGCACTTTCCGCCTGCTGTATCGCCGTGGCTATCTCGGCATCCCACTCGGCATTCACTTTTTCACCCGGGCTCAAACGAGCAGCCAGCGCGTTAAGCAAGGCGCCGCAGTCACCGTTGATTTGCTCGTCGGCCAGATAGTTGCGGTTGGCCGCCGCCGGATCGATATCAATTTGAACCAGCGGGCGCGGCAGCGGCAACGTCCAGGTACGCGTCTCATTGCTGCGCAAGCGTGAACCGGCCACCAGCGTCAAATCGCACTGCGTCAGGATCGCCTCAATGCTCGGTGAGTTGTGGAACGCACGCAGGCTGCGCGGATGCCTATCAGGCAGGATACCGCGCCCATGGGTGCTGGAGATCACCACCACGCCGGCATCCGCCAGTTTGCGTACCGCATCAGCGCAGGCCAGCGCACCGCCACCCAACCACAGCAATGGGCGTTTGGCCTGTTTCACCCGCTGATACAGGCGCTCAACCGCCTCGTCACTGGCCGCCGGCAGCGGCGCAGGCGCCACGGGCTGGCTCAGCACCGAACTGGAAACCAGGCTACTTTGAATATCGATCGGGATCTCGACCGCCACCGGGCCACAAGGCACCGTCTGCGCATCGAGGATAGCCCGCTGGATCACGGCCACCGCCTGTTCCGCTGAGTTGACCCGATATGCGCGTTTGGAGCAGGCGCGCAGGAAACCCAACTGATCGCGGGTCTCATGAATGAACCCGGCGTCGGCATCCAGATAGGCCTTCTCCACCTGGCCGGTAATGTGCAGCAACGGCGTGTTGGCATTCAGCGCTTCGATCATGGCACCGACCGCATTGCCGGCCCCCGCGCCCGTGCTGGTCAAGGCTACGCCCAGACCGGAGAAACGGCCGTGGGCATCGGCCATGGTGACCGCGCCCGCTTCGCCACGCGCCGGTACGAAACGGATGTTGCCACGTTGCCCTACCGCATCGGCAATCGGCAGATTATGAATCGAAATGATGCCGTACATCGCCGACACCTCGTACTGTTCCAGAGTCCGGGCTATCGCCTCACCAACCGTTATTTTATCGCTCATCATCTGCCTTCTTATTGTGTTCGTTGTAGGGGTTACGCACCGTCGCTCAAAGCTAATCGCTCCAGCGGTTCGCCTGATGGCTCAGCGCCAGGTAAAGGCTTTTCTGCTGCATATAGGCCTTGATGCCGTGCAGACCCTTTTCGCGGCCCAGACCGCTCTCTTTGAAACCGCCGAAAGGCGTAGAAATAGAGAATGTTTTGTAGGTGTTGATCCACACGGTGCCGGTTTCCAATTGCTCCGCCAGCGCCATCGCCCGCGGGAAATCCCGGCTCCAGATCCCGGCGGCCAGCCCATACACCGAATCGTTGGCTTGCTCGATCAACTGTTGTTCGTTATCGAACGGCAGTGCCACCAGTACCGGGCCAAAAATCTCTTCCTGGCAAGCGCGGGCACGGTTACTCAACCCTTCGATAATCGTTGGCAGGTAATAGCTGCCGCCGGCCAGCAGCGGATCGGCCGGCGCTTCGCCGCCTATCACTACCCGGCCGCCTTCTTGCTGCGCCAGCGCCACATAATCCGCCACGCTTTGGCGATGCTTGTCGTTAATCAGCGGGCCGAGGTGCACGCCCGGCGTCAGCGGATTGCCGACCCGCAGCCCGGCCGCCAGCTCGCTCAGGCGCGCCAGCAGCGGCTGGTATAGCGAGCGATGCACAAACAGCCGCGAGCCGGCAATGCAGGCCTGGCCGGCGGAGCTGAAAATGCCGTAGCAGATCCCGCGAGCCGCCTGTTCCAAATCGGCGTCCTCCAGCACGATGGTCGGCGACTTGCCGCCCAGCTCCAGCGAGGTAGGGATCAGCTTCTCGGCGGCGATATGCGCCAAATGGCGACCAGTATTGGTCCCCCCGGTAAAAGAAATCTTTTTCACTAACGGGTGACGCGCCAGTGCCTCGCCAATCACCGAGCCTTTGCCCGGCAACACGCTAAGCAGTCCGGCGGGCAGGCCTGCTTGCTCAAACAGTTCCGCCAGTTTTAGCGCCATCAGCGGTGTCGCTTCGGCCGGTTTGAGGATCACCGCATTGCCCGCCGCCAGTGCGGGGGCCACCTTTTGCATCTCACTGGCGATCGGCGAGTTCCACGGCGTAATGGCCGCGATCACGCCCAGCGGCTGATACTGGCTCAACGTCATGATCTCCGCGCTGCGCTGGGTCGGCAGTTCGCCCTCCAGCACCTCGCAGGCAGCGGCAAAGTAGCGAGCCGTCGCCGCCGCGCTGGCCACCAGCCCACGGGTTTCCGCCAGGGGTTTGCCGTTGTCGCGGGTCTGCAACTGCGCCAGCTCTTCCAGTTGCGCCATAATCAGGTTGCTGACGCGGTACAGAATGTTGGCTCGCTGATGCGGCACCAGCCCACGCCACTCGGGGGCCCGCCAGGCGCGTTCCGCCGCGGCTACCGCATCATTGACGTCTTCAATACTGGCGGCACGCAGCCGCGCATTCACGCTGCCGTCGGCCGGGAACTGCGAGGCCATTTCATCGCCACGCCCTTCACACCAACGCCCAGCCACAAAAATCTTTAACCTTTCCATACTCGCTCCTGCCGTTCAGGCAATAAAACCACCGTCGATCAGACGGCGGCAGGCTTGTACCGCGCTCAGCGCCGCCAGGGTTGATGTCTTGGGATTGCTTGCCAGCGGGTTGCCGCTCAGCTCAATGTGAAACTCACCGAAATTGCCGCACACCTGCAGCCGGTGGGTATTGCGTCGGGTCGCGGGATCGACCAGCAACCGCACCCGGGTGGCGTCCATTCCCAGGCCGTTGAGCGCAATGGTCGCCGCCACATTGGCGTTCGCCGGGAATAACCGCGCCGCCTCCCGCGCCGAGCCTTCGAAAAACACCTGCGCCTCGCTTACCGCATCGAGATCAATCAATTGCTCTGCCATACTGCCGCGCCAGCTGGCCGGACTTTTACACGCCTGATAAGTGACGCTGTCCAGACCGCCCTCACGTGCCGACGCCAAGCCGTCCATGCCCGCCACCGCACCGGACAGCACGATCACCTGGCCCCGATGCTGCCGACAGGCTTGCTGCAAACGCTGCTGCAACGCGGCATCCGCTAACGCGCCGGTAGAGATCACCGCTAAAGGCCAACCGCGCGTGACCACCGCCTCACCGAACTCCGCCACCGCCTGCTGGCTGGCGCACTCCAGCACCAGATCCGGCTTTTCAGCACAGTGGTCGGGGTGGGTCAACGCCAGCACCTGGCCACCAAAGGCGTTGGCAATCGCCGCATGATGAGCCGCACGCGCGACAATCCAACCAACGCTCACCCCGTCCGGCAGGCGGGACAGCACCTCTGTGGCCATTGCGCCGTAACCAATCATCATGATCTTCTTCATCTTTTCAGCCTCTGCGGTTAAAGATGGCGGTTAAAGCCGCCGGAGACGTCCAGCGCGGCCCCGGTGGTAAAGGACGCCAGAGGCGAAGCCAGGAACAGCAGCGCCCGTGCCGGCTCCTGCGGTTTCCCCAGGCGTTTCATCGGGATGCCGCGTCGTTCGGCAATCGCCGCCGTCCACTGCTCCCAGCTTTGATCTTTATCGCTGCGCTCGTCGAAGCGGCGGCGCCACTGGCCGGACTCCACCATGCCCAACAGGATCGAGTTGACGCGAATGCCCTTGTCCACCAGCTCTTTCGACAGCGTCAGCGTCATGTTGAGCAGTGCCGCACGCGCCGCCGAGGTGGCGATCATGTGTTCTTCCGGCTGCAAGGCCAAAAGCGAATTCACACAGGTGATGGAAGCGATATCCGAACGCTCCAACGCCGGCAAAAATGCCTGCACCGGGTTAATCACGCCGAACAGCTTTAGCTCCGCCTCATGCAGCCAGGCGGTGCGCGGCGTTTGATCAAAATGCGCGACGAACCCCTGGCCGGCGTTGTTGATCAACAAATCTACGCCGCCGAAGCGTGCAGTCACCTGGGCGGCAAACTGCGTTACCTGCGACTCGTCCAGCACGTCGCAGCACAGTGCCAGGATCTCCGCCTGCGGAAACTCATGGCGCAGGCTGGCTTCGGCACCGGCCAGTTTGTCCGGATTGCGGCCGCAAAATGCCACCTTCGCGCCTTCCGCCAGCAGCAGACGCAGGGTTTCGAAACCGATGCCCGACGAACCGCCGGTGACCACCGCGACCCGTTTCTCAAGCTGAAAATTCATGGTTGAATTGCTCCCGTAAAATCCTGCAGATAGCGGTTAAATTGCCCCGGCGCATCGAGATAGCTGGCATGCCCGGCCCCCTCAATCAGGCGCAGTGTCGCGTCCTGCTGTTGCGCCAGCACCGCCGCCGCTTCCGGTGGCGTGATCCGATCGCAGTCACCGCACCACACCTGCAACGGGCCGCGGTACTGCGCCAGATAGCGGCCGATATCGTCGTTGGCCAGCATCCAGGCGGCATTGAGAAAACCCTCGGGATCCAGCTGCTGCATGCCGTTGCGTACCCAGGCAATATCTTGAGGATCCGCACCTTCACGCAGTAACGCCGCCGCCCGCTGCTCGCCGTAGCCCTGCGGCCCAAGCTGCTCAATCAGCTGTTTTCTCTGGCTATAAACCTGTTGGCGTTTCTCCAGCGGTGCGTTGGCGTAGCCCTGCGCCGGATCCGCCAACACCAGCCCACATAATCCGTCGGGATAACCGGCAGCATAGGCGCTACCGATCAAGGCGCCGAGCGAGTGACCGACGATCAGCGGTTGCTCCAACTGCAAGTGCGCCACCAGCGCCGCCAGCGCGGCGGCGTAGGCGGCGGCATCCGGCTCGCTGACCGTCAGCGGCAGGCTGCCGCCGTAGCCTGGGGCGTCCCAGGCCAGCAAGCGATGACCGTCGGCCAGCCCCGAGTCATTGAACTGCTTGATCCACGAGGCCGAACCGGAACTGATGCCGTGCAGCAACACCACCGGGCGACCGTGACCCGCCTCGCGCCAGCTCAGGGTAAACTCCCCGCAGCGCGCCTGCTGACGTTGCGCCAGGCCGTTCATCAGTTGCGTTTCACTTTGGATAACGGGTGATCCGCCGGGTAGGTCGGGGTTTCCGGTTTGGCGGTACCGAGCATCACGCACATCAATGCCTCTTCTTCGCCGTGGTTGAACAACCCACGGTAGACTCCGGCCGGCACCGAGATCAGATCGCGCTCTTTCAGCTTGGTTTCGTAATACTCGCTACCGTCCTGGATCATCAGCGTGATGCTGCCCTTCAGCATAAAGAACACCTCTTCCACGTCATCGTGCAGGTGCAACGGGCCCTCGCACTTCGAAGGCAGCACCATGGTGGAGAAGGTGAAGTTGCCTGCCGGAATGGTATTGGTGTCGCTGGCTACCCCGGTGGCGCCGGTACCGATGTAGCGCATCTGCGCACGGCGGTATTTCGGGTCGTAATCGGCCTGGAACTTCAACGCGTTCCAGTCATATTTACGGCCTTCAAAGCGGGCGATACGCGATTCCACCCAATGCTCAATCGATTGATCCTGCGGCTTGACGCCAGCTTGCTTCTCAACCTGGGACATGTTGTAACTCCTCTGTTGAATCAAACGGTTAAATCAATACTTCTTCAGTAACGGCAGCAGAATGATGCAGCCGATCAGGGCCATCACCACCAGGAACAGCAAGCCGTTATCCATGTTGCCGGTGGCGGCGATCAGCGCCCCCATCAGCACCGGTGCCAGCGCACCGGCAAAATTGCCCAATCCGTTAAAAATACCGCCGGCGGTGGCGCTGACCTTGCTGCTGGTGGCTTTCGCCAGCAGGGCAAAGATGTTTGGCGCACCGGCCCCCCACATAAAGGTGCTGAAAGCCATGGCGGCGATCACGCTGTAAGTGCCCTGCAACTGCAGCACCACGGCCAGCCCCAGCCCGGCGCCGCACAGCGAGACAAAACAGGCCAGTGCGCGACGATCCAGCTTGTCCGACAGCCAGGCGCCGACCACTTCGCCCAGCAGCATGGCGATAAACGGCAGCGATGACAGATAACCGGCGTGCTCCAGATGAATACCTTTGCCCTTGATCAGGTAGCTCGGCAGCCAGCCGTTCATGCCCCACAGGTAGGTCAGGAAGGCGATGTTAAACAGGCAGATCATCCAAAAATGCGGGTTGCGCAGCAGCTCATGGCGATGCAGTTTACGTTCGGCAATAGCCGGTTTGGAAACGCTAGCCGCCGCGGGGCGTGACACGTTGAGATGACGCATGCCGAACAGCACCAGCAGCATCACCGGCAGCGTCAGGAACGCCATAAAGAAGAAGGTGGTCTGCCAGTCAAAGGTGTTAAGGATGTACAGCGTAACCGGGAAGCCGAGCGCGGCGCCCAATGGCGTACCCAGCAGCCACAACATGGTGGCGCGTGCCTGCAGGCGCTGCGGGAAGGCCTGGCGAATGATGGCGTAGGCCATTGGCAGCAGCGGACCTTCGGCAATGCCGAGGAAAATGCGCAGCGTCATCATGCTGTGATAAGAGCGTGTCATGCCCATAAGCACCATCAGTACGCCCCACACCACCATCATGCCAATCAGCACCTTGACCGGGTTCAAGCGGTCGCCAATTCCGCTCAGCAACATCGAAGAGATGCCGTAGGAGAACAAAAACGCGCTCATCAGCAACCCCAGCCGCGCCGGGTCAAAACTGATGCCCAGCGCCTGCTGGAATTCAGTATCGGAAAACAGTGCCGCGATGCTGATCTTGTCGAAAAACGCCAGCAGCACGCAGGCAAACAGCGCGATGGGCACCGACCAGCGCACTCGTTGCTGCGGATTTTCGGCAACAGCATCCCCCACCCGTTCAGCGCGGGCGTCAATCTCTTGCGTAGTCATGAAACGCTCCCGAGGTTACGGGCGTTATTTCAACGCCATCAAAGAAAACTCCGCATCCGCCAACTGCTGCGGTTCCAACACGCGCCCACTGGCCAGCCAGCGTTTGCCCAGCTTGATGGTACGAGCGTCGTTAAACGCCACCATTTGCACCAACTGACGATCGGCATTTAACGTAAAGAACACCTGCGATTGCGGCGTGCGCCGCACCACATGGTGCACGCCACCGGTCGGCACGCCGAGGATCTGGATATTGGCATCGTATTGATCCGACCACAGCCAGGCCACGTCATCGTAAGGGGCGGCAAAGGCGTCCAGCATCGCGCAAGCGGTGCTGATCGCCTGATTCTGCGCATAGGCCCAGGACTGCAGGCACAGGCCCAGCGTCGGGTGACGCGCCACGTCGCCGGCGGCGAAAATCGCCGGGTGGCTGGTGCGCCCCTGGCCGTCAACCACGATCCCCACGTCAATCTTCAGCCCGGCCCTGCGCGCCAGTTCCAGATTCAACTCGACGCCGATCCCCACCACCACCAGATCAAACGGCTGAGGATCGCTGACGCCGCTGCCGATCCAGGCGCTACCGTCACGATCTTCCAACTGAATGTCACCGCAGCCGCAGTGCAGGGTCACGCCCTGCTGTTGATGCAATTCCAGCAGCGCCTGGGAGACATCCGCGCCAACACTGCGCATGCACAGCGCCGGCTGGCGTTCAAAGACCGTCACGTCAGCACCGAGGCGCCGCGCCGAAGCGGCAATCTCCAGCCCAATCCAGCCACCACCGACGATCGCCAGTCGACGGCATCCTTGCAGCGCCTGACGCAGCTTCGCCGCATCATCCCAGGAACGCAGCGTCATCACCCGAGGGTGACTGGCCCAACGGGTGTCCGGCAGGCGCGGTCGGCCACCGGTGGCAATCAGCAGTTGATCAAACTGCAGCTGCCGACCGTCGCTGAGGCTGACGATTTGTTTTTTTGCATCAATGGATTCGGCACGTAACGGCCGGCACCAGTTGAGATTCAACCCGGTGACCACCTGTTCGCTGAACAGTCGGCTGAGCGGCGCTTCGCCGTCCAGCAACGCCGCCTTGGAAAGCGGCGGACGTTCATAAAAGTCATAGGGTTCGTCGCTGATCACCGTCAGCCGGCCCGCATAGCCACGATCGCGCAGCGTTTTCGCCGCCCAACCGCCGGCCTGGCCACCGCCGATAATGACGATCCCCGCCGCTTCTGGCTGGCTCATAGCGCCTCCGGTTTTTTCTGCTGGCGGCGCGTATCGTGGTCGATCCCCCCTTCCACCGCCCACTCGGTGAACGACACCAGCGAGTGTTCCAGCTCGCGCGGCTGCCAGTTTTCAGTCAGATAGTCATCGTTGGTGTAGTACTCAAACGCGCCGCCAGTCGGGCTGTTGACGTACCAGAAATAGGCTGAGGAAATCGGATGGCGACCGGGGCCGATAAAGGTGCTCCACTTCTCTTTGTTCATAGCAATACCGCCGCCGATCACCTCGTGGATGTCGCGCACGGTAAAAGCTACGTGATTCAGGCCACGTGGACGATTCGGCAATTTCAGCAGGAACAGGTTGTGATGCCCGCCGCGCGCCTGAGTGCGCAGGAACACTGCTCGATCGATATAGCGATCCGAGACCTGGAAGCCCAGTACCTCACGGTAGAAACGTTCGGTGGCGGCCAGATCTTCGACAAAGAACACCACGTGGCCAATATTGATCGGCTGTGCCTGCGCATATACCGGGCTGGGCTGATCGATGCGGCGCACATCACCCCATTGGTTGATTGGTGATACCGGTAAATCGACTCCGCGCTGTTGGCTGACGCTAAAGCGCAGCGTCATACCGTTCGGATCGATACACTCCAGCTCTTCCCCCACCTGACGGAAGCCCGGCATCTGCGCCAACAGCGGCTGCAAAGCGGCCAATTCCGCCGGGCTGCCCACGCCCCAGGTCATGCGGCGCAGAGTCGAACCGCCCTCAAACGCCGCCGGCAAGGTCTCGCTCTGCAACGGATGCAGCACCACGCGCGCCCCACTCAGGGTGGTGAATTCACGTTGACGTTCGCCCCAGTGCTGTTGTGCCGCCTGCAGGCCGAAGTCCTGCATGAATTTTTCGCAGGTTGGCAGATCTTCGACGCCAAATTCCAGTTTTTCGATTCCGATTACGCTCATTGTTGTGCCTCACGTTCTCGCTGAATGCGGTTTTCAG encodes the following:
- the tkt gene encoding transketolase yields the protein MSSRKELANAIRALSMDAVQKANSGHPGAPMGMADIAEVLWRDYLNHNPTNPHWADRDRFVLSNGHGSMLIYSLLHLTGYDLPMSELENFRQLHSKTPGHPEYGYTPGVETTTGPLGQGIANAVGFAIAERTLAAQFNRPGHDVVDHHTYAFMGDGCMMEGISHEVCSLAGTLKLGKLTAFYDDNGISIDGHVEGWFTDNTAERFEAYGWHVVRHVDGHNPDAIKAAIEEARKVTDKPSLLMCKTVIGFGSPNKAGTHDVHGAALGAAEVAATREALGWKYAAFEIPQDIYAQWDAKEAGKAKEAAWNDKFAAYAKAFPELAAEFKRRMNGELPANWKADAKAFVEQLQANPANIASRKASQNALEAFGKVLPEFLGGSADLAPSNLTMWSGSKALNVDPAGNYIHYGVREFGMTAITNGIALHGGFLPYSATFLMFVEYARNAVRMAALMKIRNVFVYTHDSIGLGEDGPTHQPVEQIASLRVTPNMSTWRPCDQVESAIAWQYGIERNDGPTTLIFSRQNLTQQPRTAEQLANVYRGGYVLKDCAGTPDVILIATGSEVGITVEAADKLSAAGTKVRVVSMPSTDAFDKQDAAYRESVLPAAVTARVAVEAGIADYWYKYVGLNGAIVGMTTFGESAPAEQLFKEFGFTVDNVVAKAQALLK
- the loiP gene encoding metalloprotease LoiP, producing MKIRTSLIALSIATLVSGCQNLNTDTLMQSGAQAFQAATLSNNDVKILSDKSCAEMDSKAQIAPADSTYAKRLNKIAAALGDNINGTPANYKVYVTKDVNAWAMANGCIRVYSGLMDMMTDNEVEGVLGHEMGHVALGHTRKAMQVAYGTVALRTAAASTGGIIGSLSQSQLADMGEKLVNAQFSQKQESEADDYSFDLLKQRGIDPNGLVTSFEKLAKMEAGRQSSMFDDHPASEARAQHIRERIAAGK
- a CDS encoding thiamine pyrophosphate-binding protein yields the protein MSDKITVGEAIARTLEQYEVSAMYGIISIHNLPIADAVGQRGNIRFVPARGEAGAVTMADAHGRFSGLGVALTSTGAGAGNAVGAMIEALNANTPLLHITGQVEKAYLDADAGFIHETRDQLGFLRACSKRAYRVNSAEQAVAVIQRAILDAQTVPCGPVAVEIPIDIQSSLVSSSVLSQPVAPAPLPAASDEAVERLYQRVKQAKRPLLWLGGGALACADAVRKLADAGVVVISSTHGRGILPDRHPRSLRAFHNSPSIEAILTQCDLTLVAGSRLRSNETRTWTLPLPRPLVQIDIDPAAANRNYLADEQINGDCGALLNALAARLSPGEKVNAEWDAEIATAIQQAESALRQQSGEYAKLNDAIAAALPQDGLLVRDITVSGSVWGSRLFRAISPLCNIHSLAGAIGMGLPMAIGTAIANPQRKVVGLVGDGGLALGLGELATMAQEQANITLLIMNDGGYGVMRGIQDKYFAGRQYYNELHTPAFTQVAEAMGLKAWKVDSAAQFNGVLAEAINYPGPSVVEVDMNSIGPLTFAGPPQKTLY
- a CDS encoding aldehyde dehydrogenase; translation: MERLKIFVAGRWCEGRGDEMASQFPADGSVNARLRAASIEDVNDAVAAAERAWRAPEWRGLVPHQRANILYRVSNLIMAQLEELAQLQTRDNGKPLAETRGLVASAAATARYFAAACEVLEGELPTQRSAEIMTLSQYQPLGVIAAITPWNSPIASEMQKVAPALAAGNAVILKPAEATPLMALKLAELFEQAGLPAGLLSVLPGKGSVIGEALARHPLVKKISFTGGTNTGRHLAHIAAEKLIPTSLELGGKSPTIVLEDADLEQAARGICYGIFSSAGQACIAGSRLFVHRSLYQPLLARLSELAAGLRVGNPLTPGVHLGPLINDKHRQSVADYVALAQQEGGRVVIGGEAPADPLLAGGSYYLPTIIEGLSNRARACQEEIFGPVLVALPFDNEQQLIEQANDSVYGLAAGIWSRDFPRAMALAEQLETGTVWINTYKTFSISTPFGGFKESGLGREKGLHGIKAYMQQKSLYLALSHQANRWSD
- a CDS encoding aspartate dehydrogenase, giving the protein MKKIMMIGYGAMATEVLSRLPDGVSVGWIVARAAHHAAIANAFGGQVLALTHPDHCAEKPDLVLECASQQAVAEFGEAVVTRGWPLAVISTGALADAALQQRLQQACRQHRGQVIVLSGAVAGMDGLASAREGGLDSVTYQACKSPASWRGSMAEQLIDLDAVSEAQVFFEGSAREAARLFPANANVAATIALNGLGMDATRVRLLVDPATRRNTHRLQVCGNFGEFHIELSGNPLASNPKTSTLAALSAVQACRRLIDGGFIA
- a CDS encoding SDR family oxidoreductase, which encodes MNFQLEKRVAVVTGGSSGIGFETLRLLLAEGAKVAFCGRNPDKLAGAEASLRHEFPQAEILALCCDVLDESQVTQFAAQVTARFGGVDLLINNAGQGFVAHFDQTPRTAWLHEAELKLFGVINPVQAFLPALERSDIASITCVNSLLALQPEEHMIATSAARAALLNMTLTLSKELVDKGIRVNSILLGMVESGQWRRRFDERSDKDQSWEQWTAAIAERRGIPMKRLGKPQEPARALLFLASPLASFTTGAALDVSGGFNRHL